From the genome of Pseudarthrobacter sp. NIBRBAC000502772:
TTATAGGCCGTGCCGTTCACGGTGATGGTGTCCGGGGCGGTGAGCTTGCCTTCGCCCTCAATGACGGTGATGCCCTTGCCCTTGATCAGACCCTGCAGGCCCTTGAACTTACCGGCAACGATGCCGTCCTTATAGGCGTTCACGGCGGTCATGTCGATGGACTGGAGCTCCACGTTCACGCCGTACTTGGCGCCGTCGCGGGCGTGGTCGGCAACTTCTGCGGAGTGCAGCAGGGCCTTGGTGGGGATACAGCCGTTGTGCAGGCAGGTGCCGCCCAGTTTGGCCTTCTCAACCAGACCAACGGTCAAGCCAAGCTGTACGGCACGCAGGGCCGTGGCGTATCCGCCGCTGCCGCCACCTAGTACCAGGATGTCGAATTCTTGCGCAGTTGCCTGATCGGCCACTTAGACGCTCCCTCGCGTGAACGATGACGCGATCGTGCGCATCATCTGGTCTTGGAACTTGTACTGCCGTGATTATGTCAGCAGGCAGGTTCTCGTGCATTTGTGACTACAGGGGTTCACCTTAGCGAACCCCTCATCCATGCTCCACCTTGGCGCCGCCTTTGTGGGGCGCTTGTGTCGAGTGTCACGCGGCCATGTGGCCAACGGATCACGGCCGGTTCTGCGGTCGCAGGTCAACGGCCGCGTGACAACTCAACAGCACAGGTCAGGGTTCCCCTGGGGTCAGGCGGCAGCCGCCAGGATGTCCTCCACGTAGGCAACCAGTGTGCGGACCGTGCAGCCCGTGCCCTGCTTGTGGGTGTAGCCGTAAGGGCTTCCGTTGTTGAAGGAGGGGCCGGCGATGTCGATGTGCGCCCAGGGGATCTGCTCCCCGTCTTTGGCCTTGCCCACAAACTCGCGCAGGAAGACAGCCGCGGTCATCATGCCGCCGTGACGCTCACCGATATTGGCGAGGTCGGCCACCTGGGAGTCGATGCTCGGGCGCAGTTCCTCCGGCAGCGGCATGGGCCACACCAGCTCGCCCGCACGGTCGGCGGCGGCCTTGAGCGGTCCGGTGACACTGTCAGAGCCCATCACGCCGGCGGTCCTGTTGCCGAGGGCGATGAGCTGCGCACCGGTGAGGGTGGCGACGTCGATGATGGCGTCAGGGTATTCGAGGCTCGCTGCGACGATGCCATCTGCCATGACCAGGCGGCCCTCGGCATCGGTGTTCAGCACCTCAACGGTCTTGCCGCCGAACATGGTAAGGACATCCGCCGGCCGTGAGGCCGCACCGGAGGGCATGTTTTCCGCGATGCAGAGCCAGGCGGTCGCCTTCACCGGCAGGCCAAGTCCCGCGATGGCGAGCACAGTATTAAGTACGACGGCGGCGCCCGCCATATCGCTCTTCATGTCACCCATGCCAAGGGCCGGCTTGATCGAAATTCCGCCGGTGTCGAACGTGATGCCCTTGCCCACCAAGGCGATTTTTGCGGTGGCCTTTGCAGGGGCGTATTCGACCTTCACCAGGCGGGGCTGGCGCGTGGACCCCTTGCCCACGCCCATGATGCCGCCGAAGCCTTCCTTTTCCAGGCGCTTTTCGTCCCAGACCGTGACTTTAACAGGCAGGCCCTTGGACAGTTCCTTGGCGGCCTCGGCGAAGGATTCGGGGTAGAGGTGGCTGGGCGGCTGGTTGACCAGGGACCGAGTGGCGTTGACGGCTTTGCCGATCAGGCCTGCCCGCGTCAGCGCAGAGCGGAGCGCATCATTGGCGGTAACGTCCGTGTAGATCACTGCGTTGCGGACCGGATCCTTCAGCCCGTCGTTGGACGACCGGTACTCGGTGAACGAATAGGCTCCCAGGGCGGCACCTTCGGCGACCGCCGCGACGTCGGCGACTCCCGCCGTCGGGAGCGCGAGGACAACGGTGGGCAGGCCGCTGAGCTGGCGGACGGCAGAACCTGCGGCACGCCGCAGGGCCTCTTCGGTCAGCGGGCGGCCAGCGGCCACCTTGCCGACGCCGGCGAGGACCAGGACCCCGGAACCCGTTTCCGGCAGGCCGGGCAGCCGGACGACCTGGTCAGCGGCGCCGGTGACGCCCAGGACCTTCAGGGAGTCTGTGAGCGCTTCAGCCGATTTTGCGGTCAGCGGATTCTCAAGCAGGACGGGGCCGTCCGTTCCCTGTCCCACGCCGATGACAACGGCGTCACTGGGGGTCCTCTTCAGGTCCTTGGCGAGGGTACTAAGGTTGATTTCAGTATTCTTGACCACGGGGTAAGTCCTCAATTCTCGAAAAGGCTGTTCGCGCTGGTATGGATGTCAGGCGCTCGGCCATGGAAATCCGGCGGCCGTCCGATCGGGACGTCGCCGGGGTGCCGGTAAACCCGTCCGGCGGGCCATTCACGATCGTAGCCGCTGCGGGCCGCGGCAGCGGAATCTCCTGAGACCTGCGCCACACCCGCTGGCGGAATTCAGGGGTGCCTGGCCGCGTTGTACAAGATATTCACCCGACTCCTTGAAAGGACGACGCCGTGCTTGAACGGATTTCCGGTTCCCTGCTGGACCCCGGTGCGCTCTATGCGAGCAACATCGAGCTGTTCCACAGCCCGGCGCTCCGCGGGCTGAACCTGGTGATGGGTTTCACCGGCTTCGCCGATGCCGGCCACGTGGTGAGGCAGATCAATGCGGAGCTCCTGGACACCCTCGACGCCGAGCCGGTGGCGGTGTTTGACGCCGACCAGCTCATCGACTACCGGTCGCGGCGGCCCCACATCTCCTTTGTGGAGGATCACTTGCAGGACTATCAGCAGCCGAAGCTGGCGCTGTACCAGCTGACGGACGGGCTCGGCAGCCCCTTCCTGCTGCTGGCCGGTTTTGAACCCGACCTTCAATGGGAGCGGTTCGCGCGCGCCGTCGTCGGCATTGTGGAAAAGCTGGACGTGAACCTCGTGACCTGGATCCACTCCATTCCCATGCCGGTGCCGCACACGCGCCCGGTAGGTGTGACAGTCCACGGCAACCGTCCGGAACTGATCGAGGGCATCTCGGTCTGGAAGCCCACCGTTGACGTTCCGGCGGCCGTGGGCCACATTCTGGAGCTGCGGCTGATGGAAGCCGGGCGCAATGTTGCCGGCTACGTGATCCACGTTCCGCACTACCTCGCTGAGGCGGAGTACCCGCCGGCCGCCGTAGCCGGACTCGAATTCCTCGGTGCCGCTACGTCCCTGATGCTGCCGGCGGACCGGCTGCGCGAAGCGGGCCGGGAAGTGGGCCGCCAGATCGCCGAGCAGGTGGCCGCCTCCGACGATGTGCAGCAGGTGGTCACCCGGCTGGAGGAGCGCTACGACGAGAAGGCCGAAGGCACCGTCCGGCGCTCCCTCCTGGCCGATGAAAATGACGAACTGCCCAACGGGGACGAACTGGGCGCGGCAGTGGAGGCCTACCTGGCCCGCGAGAACCCGCACCCGTAGCCCGCCCCGCGGCGTCCGCCTGGCAGACGCTTGCCCTGGTCCGGGCAGCAGCCCGGGCATAATGAGGGGGTGACTGCACCCCGAGCCTGGCTGATCTGGACCATCGGCATCTTCGCCTACCTTGTGGCCGTCTCCCAGCGCACGTCATTCGGTGTGGTGGGACTTGAGGCCACCGAGCGGTTCCATGCCGGCGCGTCCGCCATCTCCTTCTTCACAGTGCTGCAGTTGCTGGTCTACGCCGGCCTGCAGATCCCCGTGGGCCTGCTGGTGGACAGATTCGGCTCGCGCGCCATGATCGCCGGTGGAGCCGTCCTGATGGGTCTTGGCCAGCTCCAGTTGGCCTTCGCCGACACCATCCCCGGCGGTGTGGCGGGGCGGGTTCTGGTGGGCGCCGGGGACGCCATGACCTTTATTTCCGTGATCCGCCTGATTCCGTTGTGGTTCGCGCCGGCCAGGGTTCCCCTGGTCACCCAGCTGACGGGCATGTCAGGCCAGCTCGGGCAGCTTTTCAGTGTGCTTCCCTTCGCCTTTGTCCTGCATTCCTTCGGCTGGACCTCCGGTTTCCTGATGCTGGCGGGCATGGCGGGCATGGCGGTTGTCCTGGTGCTGGTGCTCTTGAAGGACCACCCGCCCGGTGCGCCCGCGCCGCAGGCGCAGCAGGGGTTGAAAGCCACAGGCGCCTCGCTCGCGCGGGCCTGGCGCCAGCCGGGCACCCGGCTGGGGATGTGGAGCCACTTCACCATCCAGTTCAGCGGCACCGTCTTCGCCATGACCTGGGGATATCCGTTCCTGATCTCGGGGCAGGGCCTGGATGCCGGAACCGTGGCCGGCCTGATGACCTTGTATGTTGCGGCGGCGATGGCGGTGGGCCCCTTCATTGGGCAGTTTGTCTCCCGCCACCCGCTTCGCCGGTCAACGATGGTCCTGCTCATCGCCGGCGCCACGGCCGCTGCCTGGGCCGCGGTGCTGCTGATGCCTGGCCGTTCCCCGCTATGGCTGCTGGCGTGCCTGGTGGTCGTCCTGGCCATCGGGGGGCCTGGCTCGATGATCGGGTTTGATTTCGCACGGACGTTCAATCCGGCGCACAGGATCGGAACCGCAACGGGCATCGTGAACGTGGGCGGCTTCATCGCGGCCCTCGTGGCCATCTTCCTGATCGGCCTGGTGCTGGACGTCCTGCTGGCCAGCGGCTATTCCGACGGCGTCCTGTACGGGCTGGAACCGTTCCGGATCGCACTCAGCGTACAGTTCCTGCTGCTGGGCTTTGGCGCCGCCATGACGATTGTCTGTCGGCGCAAAGTGCGGCGCCAGATGGCAGCGCAGGGTGTTGTGGTGCCGCCGCTCCTTCGGGCCATGGCGCAGCAGCGGCGGGCGAACCAGCGTCGCCGGCCGTCCGTGTCCAAGGACCGCGCGGGCAAAGACTGACACCTTTCCTGCACAGGCAGGTTATTCACATACGGTAAGTTGGCGCTTCACCGCGGCTCGCGCGGCGCCAAAGCTGGAACCATGAAACCTTCAGAACACCTGACCGTCCGAGGCCCTGAAGACATCCTCGGGTTCATTCCGCATTCCCTGGGCTACTGGCCGGCCGACAGCCTGGTTGCGATGACCCTGCAGGGGAACCGGCTGGGAGCAACTCTGAGGCTGGATCTTCCCGGCCCGGAAACCCTCGCGGACCCGCGGGACTACGCCCGCACGGTGCGCGACTACCTCCTGGCTGACGAGAATGCCGATGCCGCCCTGCTGGCCTGTTTCACCAACGACGGCTGGATGGAACCACCTGGAACATACCGCGGGCTGTTGGATGCACTTCAGATGGTTCTAGGGGCCGCGGGGATGCCGGTGCGGGACGCCTGGTATGTCGGCGACGCCTTCTGGCGTGAGGCTTTTTGCACCGATCCGTCCTGCTGCCCCTCGCCGGGCCGGTCTGTTCAGGCGATCCGGGACAGCATGCTTAATGCCGAGATGGTCTTCCGCGGCAGCAGCGTCGGGCCCGCGCCGGAGGACGGGGCGCATCCTCCACCCCTGCTTTCCGGCGAGGACCGGGCAGCCGTCCTTGCCTCTGAGGCCACGTGGGCGGCACAGCTGGACCGGCGACGGGGGAGCAGGGAACAGTTCGGCCAGCTGATGGCCCAGTGGGAGGCCCTGCTGGCCAATGAGCCTGGGCCTCTGCCCGTCAATAACGTTGCCTTCCTACGCGCGTCGCTCCGGGTGCCCGCCTGGCGTGACGCCGTCCTGGTGATGGCCGCCGCCGGTCAGGCGGCTGCCCTGGCGGGTGCCGAGATGTTCGGGATCTTCGATGTCGGCTGCATCCTGGCTCCGGTGGGGCCCGTACTCCCGGGCCCCATACCATCCGGACTTCCAGCGCCGGGAGCCGGACTGGCAGTACGGGAGCCTGCCGGAACAGGTGCTGCCGGACCCCGTACTCGCAGCATGCCTGGCATTCCAGGATATGGCGAAGTCCTGTTGGGACTGGACCCGGTGGTTCCCGCCTGGCACACCCTTAACAGCCTGGACAATGTGCTGGAGCAGCTGTCGGCGTGCGGCGGGCAGGCCGGTGCAGCCGCGCTGACCGGGCGTGGGTGGATCGCGTGGTGCAGGGGGAGGGGCTCCTACGCTGCTGCGTACCTCGGCCGCGCCCTTGACGAGGAGCCAGGCTACCGGCTCGCCGAACTCATGCTGGAGCTGGTCCGGCGCGGCACCCTCTGCGGCTGGGCTGCACGGAAGGAGGCCGCCTGGCGGAAATTCGAACCGGATGCAGCCTGACCGGATTCCGCCTGACCGGTTTGGATGGGGGCAGCGTTGAGGTCGGGTTTGGGAAAACCGTGAGACAATGGTTGCCGAGACCCGGTTGGGTCCGTGAATCAAGTGCATGTGATGAAGCCCAGTCGGGAACATTACAGCCGCCCCGGCAGTTCTACTTGTAGACTCTGCCGGCCGTGGTTGCACCTGATATTCATCACGGACTTGACAGGGTCATAGTGGTGTTGCCCGTATGGTGATTCCACAGACCGCCGCTAGAAAGGTTTTCTGTGACCCCGTCTTCCGCGAAGAAGGAACCCGCCGCCCAGGACGATTTGTCCCCTGAGGCGAAGCAGGCTGTA
Proteins encoded in this window:
- a CDS encoding leucyl aminopeptidase; the protein is MVKNTEINLSTLAKDLKRTPSDAVVIGVGQGTDGPVLLENPLTAKSAEALTDSLKVLGVTGAADQVVRLPGLPETGSGVLVLAGVGKVAAGRPLTEEALRRAAGSAVRQLSGLPTVVLALPTAGVADVAAVAEGAALGAYSFTEYRSSNDGLKDPVRNAVIYTDVTANDALRSALTRAGLIGKAVNATRSLVNQPPSHLYPESFAEAAKELSKGLPVKVTVWDEKRLEKEGFGGIMGVGKGSTRQPRLVKVEYAPAKATAKIALVGKGITFDTGGISIKPALGMGDMKSDMAGAAVVLNTVLAIAGLGLPVKATAWLCIAENMPSGAASRPADVLTMFGGKTVEVLNTDAEGRLVMADGIVAASLEYPDAIIDVATLTGAQLIALGNRTAGVMGSDSVTGPLKAAADRAGELVWPMPLPEELRPSIDSQVADLANIGERHGGMMTAAVFLREFVGKAKDGEQIPWAHIDIAGPSFNNGSPYGYTHKQGTGCTVRTLVAYVEDILAAAA
- a CDS encoding proteasome assembly chaperone family protein, with protein sequence MLERISGSLLDPGALYASNIELFHSPALRGLNLVMGFTGFADAGHVVRQINAELLDTLDAEPVAVFDADQLIDYRSRRPHISFVEDHLQDYQQPKLALYQLTDGLGSPFLLLAGFEPDLQWERFARAVVGIVEKLDVNLVTWIHSIPMPVPHTRPVGVTVHGNRPELIEGISVWKPTVDVPAAVGHILELRLMEAGRNVAGYVIHVPHYLAEAEYPPAAVAGLEFLGAATSLMLPADRLREAGREVGRQIAEQVAASDDVQQVVTRLEERYDEKAEGTVRRSLLADENDELPNGDELGAAVEAYLARENPHP
- a CDS encoding nitrate/nitrite transporter, which encodes MTAPRAWLIWTIGIFAYLVAVSQRTSFGVVGLEATERFHAGASAISFFTVLQLLVYAGLQIPVGLLVDRFGSRAMIAGGAVLMGLGQLQLAFADTIPGGVAGRVLVGAGDAMTFISVIRLIPLWFAPARVPLVTQLTGMSGQLGQLFSVLPFAFVLHSFGWTSGFLMLAGMAGMAVVLVLVLLKDHPPGAPAPQAQQGLKATGASLARAWRQPGTRLGMWSHFTIQFSGTVFAMTWGYPFLISGQGLDAGTVAGLMTLYVAAAMAVGPFIGQFVSRHPLRRSTMVLLIAGATAAAWAAVLLMPGRSPLWLLACLVVVLAIGGPGSMIGFDFARTFNPAHRIGTATGIVNVGGFIAALVAIFLIGLVLDVLLASGYSDGVLYGLEPFRIALSVQFLLLGFGAAMTIVCRRKVRRQMAAQGVVVPPLLRAMAQQRRANQRRRPSVSKDRAGKD
- a CDS encoding DUF4192 domain-containing protein gives rise to the protein MKPSEHLTVRGPEDILGFIPHSLGYWPADSLVAMTLQGNRLGATLRLDLPGPETLADPRDYARTVRDYLLADENADAALLACFTNDGWMEPPGTYRGLLDALQMVLGAAGMPVRDAWYVGDAFWREAFCTDPSCCPSPGRSVQAIRDSMLNAEMVFRGSSVGPAPEDGAHPPPLLSGEDRAAVLASEATWAAQLDRRRGSREQFGQLMAQWEALLANEPGPLPVNNVAFLRASLRVPAWRDAVLVMAAAGQAAALAGAEMFGIFDVGCILAPVGPVLPGPIPSGLPAPGAGLAVREPAGTGAAGPRTRSMPGIPGYGEVLLGLDPVVPAWHTLNSLDNVLEQLSACGGQAGAAALTGRGWIAWCRGRGSYAAAYLGRALDEEPGYRLAELMLELVRRGTLCGWAARKEAAWRKFEPDAA